The Hordeum vulgare subsp. vulgare chromosome 7H, MorexV3_pseudomolecules_assembly, whole genome shotgun sequence DNA window aatgacccggccaagatcatcagcgggctcatctggttcccgttcttcatcctgatcttcttctttattgtcttccattgcggtatcaccatactcagggaacatagatcggtagttgtcatcatcgttctcttcttcttcatcgtcgtcttccatcataacccctctttcttcgtgcttggtccaaacattatagccggacataaaaccggaccgaagcaggtggctgtgaatgactcttgaggaagtgtaatccttctcattccgacattcaacacatggacaaaacatatagcaaccaccatgcttgttcgcatcggctgcatctcgaaaagaatgcacgccttctctgtaagcggttgtgcgtcgatcaccgtacatccatggatggctcatctgtgttatacgacagtatatcaaatacaatcacgatcctaaaaattagtaccgcacggtctaaacgaggaaatatagttgctaaccttttagaataagtagaaataaagaggaagaggtttaagcgtggctcaggcatctcatatcgtagttgtgttcggcgaactgaagcggcatcgctctaacacacatttcaacaaacacctctagtgcatcaaaaaaagtggagagatagcacacacccacaatcctccatccaagaaaaatgcaaggaagaggggagagtggggctgtgctatatataggcagaggactttagtcccggtttgagacacaaaccgggactaaaggtgacgcacatgcgggctgcacaccgcgtagccctttagtctcggtttgggacacgaaccgggattaaaggctccttacgggccgggactaaagcctcgagggaggcattgcgatttggggcgacgtggccgggcctttagtcccggcccagaggcaggccgggactaaagggtcccggccaaaggcccgttttccactagtgattaCATGCAAAGCGTCACACAGAAAATATAGGAAGAAAAAGTATCACACACAGAACATGTGTTGGCAGACCTTATTCACTAGATAAATGCATCtggttagtactagtactactagtagtagtttcAAATTGCATAGTTGCCAATTTTACAAAAACTTAGTTGTCAAGATGCTAGTTTAACTAtgccgagttgtcatattttacAAACGATGGCCAAAATAGATTTTTTTTGTGATCACCGGTTTTAAATaagttgagttgtcatatttttgcgagtaatcgcctaaaaaaagttgtttgtgcttgTCATTGTtattatgtcgagatgtcatatttatacgcgATTTCCAAAAATTTGATGATTAAGCTATTTTTTATCaaacaagtaagtacttactaatatgacaagtaagtgtaAAAAATATGGTAAGTATGAGCAAAACAAAAGTTGTCAaaacatatcaacatgggatttagttttgaagattttgtcaaAACAAAATCAATgacgaaaacggatcatcgacTGAATTTACGGTTcaagagataaaagtttttaaaTTTCGATCATTTAGAACTAATCTGATGACATCATTACATGCATCCATGAAAAAAAAAAGGCACACAAACCGCGGCATCGGATGTCCAGGTACGACACTTCTATACACAAACCGCGGCATGCATGCAATGTCGACATGgggtctagttttgaagatctcgtcgcgacaAAGGCAACGGTGAAAACGGATTATCAATTAAATTAACGGTTTcagagataaaactttttaaattttaAAACAATAGAAATAATCTTGATGatgtcattgcatgcatgcattgtagGGAGATAAATTAACCGCCCCATGAGAAGACTCACATGCGGCTCCGGTGTGTAGTTAAGTCCATTATTAATTATTACTGTGGCGTGGCGATCCCAAACCTAAATCCGGTGCCTTGCAGCGCATGTTCAACGATTGCATCGAGCCTTGCCGCCATCTCTGCTGTCATGTGGTTGATCCAGTCACCGGACTCCCCCTTCCTGAAGAAAGAATGGTTCATCATGGGCTCATCTccgtccttaatcttgttgccgcTCTGGTTCACCTCCAGCTTCTTTAGCTTGTCGAGGCTGCAGAGCTCCAAGATGGCGTCTAGGACGCcggccttctcctccgcctcagaGAATGCGCACCCCAAAAACTCTGCCAGCCTCCTAAGATTGCACTGCGGGTCTAGCAACATCTCCTCATACCTCAGGAACAGCACCTTGCCGGGCCTTCTCCGGCTCTCCTCCCAATGCTCGAGGGCGTGGCGCCAATAAGGGCCCGCGCCAGTGCGGCCCTCGCAGAACAAGTCGAAGACCTCCTCAAACCGGACCTGCTCGGGGTTTGGGAGGTAGGTGCGCATGAACCACCACCACGAGACGACCACGTCCTTAGGATCCCGGCAGATGTAGACGATCCGGCACCCGCAGCCGTCGCCATTGATGCGCTCCGGCAGCAAGGACAATGGAAAGTGGGTGCCGAAAATACGCGGGGAAGGATACGCCTCGAGGATTCCCCG harbors:
- the LOC123409905 gene encoding cytosolic sulfotransferase 13-like, with the protein product MAHVAAEQKLEHALTAKNDADNLVELIPSLPVEKRLVIPSPDLQRRQYRGYWFPEWHLSALAAARDHFEPMPTDIFLVSCPKSGTTWLKSLAFATVHRDVHPPSSREHPLLHKNPHGCVRFIHAIYRQPVDVTRGILEAYPSPRIFGTHFPLSLLPERINGDGCGCRIVYICRDPKDVVVSWWWFMRTYLPNPEQVRFEEVFDLFCEGRTGAGPYWRHALEHWEESRRRPGKVLFLRYEEMLLDPQCNLRRLAEFLGCAFSEAEEKAGVLDAILELCSLDKLKKLEVNQSGNKIKDGDEPMMNHSFFRKGESGDWINHMTAEMAARLDAIVEHALQGTGFRFGIATPQ